From the Oncorhynchus nerka isolate Pitt River linkage group LG28, Oner_Uvic_2.0, whole genome shotgun sequence genome, one window contains:
- the LOC115112623 gene encoding uncharacterized protein LOC115112623, whose product MALWGNLPERDKAAVSYPETFRDRVLQGRFNNSKTSTVKGEESLKHSLLGQGCGPAQWLNTSRTVEAIFVELCHKHPAGKMVLGNRVSRWAAILGDYRRIRIMVLGSPNLNTDTMLQLFEVNKLTLTQCYIGWIRQLNTLRRRRKAQKAQLKCDRIKSHLREREERAQRRVGKHKDPPPHLTCSRPWQPPVLKTQGPTSTPDM is encoded by the exons ATGGCTCTCTGGGGAAATCttccagagagagacaaggcGGCAGTCTCCTACCCAGAGACGTTCCGGGACCGAGTCCTGCAGGGGCGCTTCAACAATTCAAAGACCTCAACTGTGAAGGGGGAAGAGAGTTTGAAGCA CTCCCTGCTTGGGCAAGGCTGTGGACCTGCTCAGTGGCTCAACACCAGCAGGACAGTGGAGGCTATTTTTGTTGAGCTGTGCCACAAACATCCTGCTGGCAAGATGGTGCTTGGAAACCGGGTCAGCAGGTGGGCTGCCATCCTGGGGGACTACAGGAGAATCAGGATCATGGTGCTGGGCAGCCCAAACTTGAATACCGACACAATGCTGCAACTGTTCGAGGTCAACAAGTTGACCTTGACACAGTG CTACATAGGCTGGATAAGGCAGCTCAAcacattgaggaggaggaggaaagcacAAAAGGCCCAACTGAAGTGTGACAGAATAAAAAGCCacctgagggaaagagaggagagagcccaGCGGCGTGTTGGAAAACACAAGGACCCACCTCCACACCTGACATGTAGCCGTCCGTGGCAGCCTCCAGTTCTGAAAACACAAGGACCCACCTCCACACCTGACATGTAG